CAGTTGCTGGTACGGGCGCGGCGGCACATGGCGGACCGGCGTCCCCGGTTCGCCGCGGACCGGCAGGAGCGGGAGGAGCTGGCGACCCGGTTCTTCGACGCGCTGAAGGACGGCGACGTGGGCGGACTGCGTGAACTGCTCGCCGCCGACGTGCAGTTCGTCGGTGACGGCGGCGGGAAGGCCCCGCAGCTGGCCAAGGCCGTCGCCGGGGCGGAGAACGTGGCCCGGGTGCTGGGCACGGTCTTCCCCTGGCTGATCCGCATCGACGTGTCGTACGAACCGCACGAGGTCAACGGCCAGCCCGGCGCGCTCTTCCGCGACCGCGACGGAAGGGTCCTCCACACCCTGGCCCTCGACGTCCTCGACGGCCGGATCCAGACCATCCGCGCCGTGATCAACCCCGACAAGCTCGGCCACATCGGCCCGGTCGCCGACGCGTGGGCCGTCGACCGCGAGCTGCGGCATGCCCGTCGCCGGCCGAGCTGAGGGGCGGTCCGGTGTGGGGGCGCTGGAAGCTGGGGGTAAATCTAACCGCTGCCCGCCCCGGTGACCGGTTAGAAATAACCCCAGCCTGCGGAGGGGGCGGGTGCGGTGAGCGGGTGGCGGGACGGCGGGACGACCTGTCGTACGACGCGCTCAGGCCGTCGTCTCCCGTGTGGCCGGCTCGCGTTCCGGGCCGCCGCCCGCCACCGGGTCGACGGAGCCCTTCGTGGGCGCCGAGGACTGGGCGATGAAGGCGCCCAGCAGGACCACCGCTCCGCCGGCGATCTGCGGTGCGGAGAGGTGTTCGCCGAGGAGGATCCAGGCGAGGACGGTCGCGACGACCGCTTCGAGGCAGGCCACGACGCCCGCGACCTGCGGGGAGAGACGGCGGACGGAGACGACTCCGGTGACGTACGCCAGGACCGTGGCGATCAGGACGATCCAGGCGAGCAGGAGGGCGGCCGGGACCGGGGTGCCGTTCATGTGGGCGTCGCCCGCGAGGATCGACCAGTCCATGGTCCAGGGGCGGGCCACGGCGGTCAGGACGAGGGCGCCGACGAGCAGGCCGTACGCGATCACGCCGAGAGGGTCGGGGGCCGCGTCGCCGGCGTCGCCGCCCTGGTCGGACAGGACGAAGTAGCCGACCTGGCAGCAGGCGGCGGCGAGCGCGAGCAGCAGTCCCACGGCGTCGAAGCTCAGGCCCGCCCACACCTCGACGACACAGGCGAGCCCCCCGGCCGCGAGGACGACACCGAGCGCGGCGGCACGGGTGACCGGCCGCCGCTGCACGAACCGCACCCAGCCGAGTACGAGGGCGGGGGCGAGGTACTCCACGAGCAGGGCGACCCCGACGGGTATGCGGGAGATCGCGGCGAAGTAGCAGGCCTGGACACCGGCCACGGCGAGCAGCCCGAACCCGAGGAGCAGCGCGGGGCGGGTCCGTACGAGCGCGCGGTGCCGTACGGCGAGGGGCAGCATCACGAGGGCCGCGCCGGCGACCCGGAGCCACACCACGTGCAACGGGTCCAGCCCCGCCTCGATCAACGGCTTCGCCGCGACCCCGGATCCCCCGAAGGCCAGCGCGGACCCGAGCGCCAGGCCCAGCCCGACACTCTTACCGCCGCCACCTCCGGCCGCACTGCTCTCAGACGTATGCACGGCCACATGATGACAGGGGACGACAGGAGCGTCACCCCCGTTGACACCTGTCTCACGGCGTGGACCCTCAGCAACCCGTCTCGGCGCCCCTGACGTACTCCCCTGAGCGGCCCTCGATCCAGATCAACACCTCGGGGGATTCGATGCCCGCGCGGTGGAGGACCTCGACCGCACGGGACTCCGGGTCCGCGACGATCGCGGCGAGGAGGTCGATGCCGCACGCCCGGTCGCCGTCGCGGAGTCCGGCGCGCTCACAGGCGTACTCCAGCGCGTCGGCGGCCAGCGGTGACCAGCCCTCCGCCGCGGCGATCACCGGGATCGCGCCGGAGTCCTCGACCGTGCCCTGCCAGCGGAGGCCGTAGCCGATGCTGCGCTGGACGAGATAGCCGAGGAGCCGGGCGATCTGCGGGCCGTCGCCGAAGACGGCGCGTGCCTCGGGGTCGGACTCCAGGAGGCTGTGCAGCAGGTGGGCCGTGTCGATCTGACGGTCCCCGTCCCGCAGGGCCCGGCGGCGCGCACCGGCGACCACCGCTGCCAGCTCTGCACTGAGCCTGGCATCGTTGTCCGCGCGGTGGATTCCTTGCTCGCGGACCGACTGCCTGGGGATCTGGGGTTGCACACCCTTACCCCATCAGTCCCCCGCATTGAGGGCATCCCCGGAGGGTTGCATTTCGGCGTCCCACACAGAGTGGACCCGGGGCGACGGAATCTCCTCCTTACGGATGAGATCACGCCCCTTGACCCCGAGAGGCGCGCGCCCGACCGCCGCGCGCCCCGTGCGCAACCGCGCTGCACCCGGCGTACGTCTTTCGCGGACATGGAGAGCAGGTGCTGGCTGGTGGCATTGCCGGCGGTCGACGGCAGACAGTACGTGTACCGGGTGTACGCCCCGGAGGACGCGCTGCTCGCCGACCTGTTCTGGGACGCGTGGCACTGCCACGACGAGAGCGCCCACCCGCGCGCGTGGGACCTGTTCGACGCGGCCGTCATACGACGGGTGAGCTGAACCCCGCAACTCGGCCCACGCACACAATTCCTGACGGTTCATCAGTATTGAATGTTGCGCGCCCTGCGGCTACGTTCCGCGACACGGTAGCCCGATACGCAGTCCGATACGAAGAGGTGGTCGCATGGCCG
The nucleotide sequence above comes from Streptomyces sp. N50. Encoded proteins:
- a CDS encoding RNA polymerase sigma-70 factor, coding for MSKVEEFEELRPLLFSIAYRILGSVGEAEDAVQETWLRFDGTATRPTSVKSFLSATVTRIAIDVLRSARVRREEYVGPWFPEPLLSDPYQDPARSVELADSVSMAALLLLEQLSPLERAVFVLREVFAFGFDEIATTVGRSESACRQLLVRARRHMADRRPRFAADRQEREELATRFFDALKDGDVGGLRELLAADVQFVGDGGGKAPQLAKAVAGAENVARVLGTVFPWLIRIDVSYEPHEVNGQPGALFRDRDGRVLHTLALDVLDGRIQTIRAVINPDKLGHIGPVADAWAVDRELRHARRRPS
- a CDS encoding Clp protease N-terminal domain-containing protein, producing the protein MQPQIPRQSVREQGIHRADNDARLSAELAAVVAGARRRALRDGDRQIDTAHLLHSLLESDPEARAVFGDGPQIARLLGYLVQRSIGYGLRWQGTVEDSGAIPVIAAAEGWSPLAADALEYACERAGLRDGDRACGIDLLAAIVADPESRAVEVLHRAGIESPEVLIWIEGRSGEYVRGAETGC
- a CDS encoding EamA family transporter gives rise to the protein MAVHTSESSAAGGGGGKSVGLGLALGSALAFGGSGVAAKPLIEAGLDPLHVVWLRVAGAALVMLPLAVRHRALVRTRPALLLGFGLLAVAGVQACYFAAISRIPVGVALLVEYLAPALVLGWVRFVQRRPVTRAAALGVVLAAGGLACVVEVWAGLSFDAVGLLLALAAACCQVGYFVLSDQGGDAGDAAPDPLGVIAYGLLVGALVLTAVARPWTMDWSILAGDAHMNGTPVPAALLLAWIVLIATVLAYVTGVVSVRRLSPQVAGVVACLEAVVATVLAWILLGEHLSAPQIAGGAVVLLGAFIAQSSAPTKGSVDPVAGGGPEREPATRETTA